The Methanofervidicoccus sp. A16 genome has a segment encoding these proteins:
- a CDS encoding adenylate kinase family protein: MKLAITGTPGVGKSTISKHLKDKLMEKGISVEYIDLTEAVKRNNLYIEKDEYMDSYVVDFQKLKGYLKGIKGDFIILDGHVSHLLDVDFIVVLRCNPQVIKERLEKRGYSEEKVKENVGAEILDVSLVESLERWKKENIPVYEIDTTNRSVDSIVDEIIESIENKKIKYGTVDWLEDYFFMLE; encoded by the coding sequence ATAAAACTGGCTATAACAGGGACACCTGGGGTGGGAAAATCCACCATCTCCAAACATTTAAAAGACAAACTGATGGAGAAGGGAATCTCCGTTGAATATATAGATCTTACAGAGGCTGTAAAGAGAAACAACCTTTACATAGAGAAGGACGAATATATGGACTCCTACGTAGTAGATTTTCAAAAACTTAAAGGGTATTTAAAAGGTATAAAGGGAGATTTTATAATCCTCGATGGACATGTAAGTCATCTTTTAGATGTAGATTTTATAGTGGTCCTCAGGTGCAATCCTCAAGTGATAAAGGAGAGATTGGAAAAACGAGGTTATTCAGAGGAGAAAGTTAAGGAGAACGTAGGAGCGGAGATACTTGACGTTTCCCTTGTGGAGTCCTTAGAGAGATGGAAAAAAGAGAATATTCCTGTATATGAAATCGATACCACCAACAGGAGTGTAGATTCCATCGTAGATGAGATTATAGAGAGTATTGAAAATAAAAAGATAAAGTATGGAACGGTGGATTGGTTGGAGGATTACTTTTTTATGTTAGAGTAG
- a CDS encoding EamA family transporter, whose protein sequence is MKGEILALIIAMMWGIYPIIEKKALNYVEPSTALFLIVSMNFVIISLAYILIGKVSIEDLKSLPLEPIIFLGIVSLGSLLSTYLYYKALKLSSPSKIVVITSIYPFFTIIANSVITRELPSIRIIVGAFFIFLGIYLVMDYF, encoded by the coding sequence ATGAAAGGGGAGATTTTGGCACTTATCATAGCGATGATGTGGGGGATATATCCAATTATTGAAAAAAAGGCGCTGAATTACGTGGAACCTTCAACGGCACTATTTCTTATAGTGTCTATGAATTTCGTTATAATATCTTTAGCATACATTCTAATAGGGAAAGTGAGTATAGAGGATCTCAAATCCTTACCTCTTGAGCCCATTATTTTTCTTGGAATCGTATCCCTTGGAAGTCTTCTATCTACCTATCTATATTATAAGGCTCTAAAATTATCTTCACCTTCAAAGATCGTAGTAATTACCAGTATTTACCCTTTCTTTACAATAATCGCCAATTCTGTTATAACACGGGAACTTCCATCTATTAGAATAATAGTTGGAGCTTTTTTCATATTCTTGGGAATATACCTTGTAATGGATTATTTCTAA
- a CDS encoding DNA-directed DNA polymerase, with product MDKNALIDIDYNPDDKCIDLYLLEGLIKDRDFKPYFYVDASAEDIKRYLEKNHRELLYRIEDLETTEKVIINRDLRSRDRVIKKTLTRVVVKYPKEVPKLRVLKNLGEIYEHDIPFTKRYLIDNDLIPMVYYKNIEDRDRREIVGNEIPKLKAIAFDMEVYCEGREPVPDRDPILMVSFFSEEIKKVLSYKYFKHECLELVENERELIKRTVEILRDYNLIYTYNGDNFDFPYLVKRAKYLGVNIPLNIRISRGGMYLRSYIPGKVHIDLYPIVRRTLNLSKYSLEEVCYELFGVRKLEVGHRNIGKLWEENDKKLVEYSFQDAHYTYLVGEYFLPLEVMFSRIVNQTPFEVCRMSSSQMVEYLLLRHSYRKNFLAPNRPSDEEYKKRLREYYEGGYVKEPIRGVHENIVSMDFRSLYPSIIIAYNISPDTIDCRCCEEKSEKILGHWFCKRRRGLIPEVLHKLLKRRKEIKEELKKIDSTSPYYALLDYEQKSLKVLANSHYGYLAYPRARWYSKECAEVITYLGRMFIQRTIKEGERYGFKIIYADTDGLYATMEGVKSKEELLEKTYKFLREMNKKLPKDMELEFEGYYKRGLFVTKKKYALIDENNKIIIKGLELVRRDWSNIAKKTQREVLKALLEKGDIKMAKDIVINTIEDLRKGRVKKEDLVIYTQITKDISQYKTTAPHVEVAKKILRNGGRLRVGDVVGYIITSGSGPVSERAELPEDAEDYDVNYYIDNQVLPPVIRIMEALGISKEELKSESRQSTLQDFFKI from the coding sequence ATGGATAAAAATGCCCTAATAGATATTGATTATAACCCAGATGATAAGTGTATAGACCTCTATCTACTAGAGGGCCTTATAAAGGATAGGGACTTTAAACCCTACTTTTACGTAGATGCATCTGCAGAAGATATTAAAAGATACCTTGAAAAAAACCATAGAGAGTTATTGTATCGTATAGAAGACCTGGAGACTACAGAGAAGGTAATAATAAACAGGGATCTTAGAAGTAGAGACAGGGTCATCAAAAAGACTCTTACAAGGGTAGTTGTAAAGTATCCTAAGGAGGTACCAAAACTTAGGGTACTTAAGAATTTGGGAGAGATATACGAGCATGATATTCCCTTTACAAAGAGGTACCTTATAGACAACGATTTAATCCCTATGGTATACTACAAGAATATCGAAGACAGAGACAGGAGGGAAATAGTAGGTAACGAGATACCGAAGTTGAAGGCAATAGCCTTTGATATGGAGGTATACTGTGAAGGTAGGGAACCTGTACCAGATAGAGATCCTATACTTATGGTAAGTTTTTTCTCGGAAGAAATAAAGAAGGTATTATCTTATAAATATTTCAAACATGAGTGTTTGGAGTTAGTGGAGAACGAGAGGGAGTTGATAAAGAGGACTGTTGAGATCCTACGGGATTACAATCTAATATACACCTACAACGGAGACAACTTCGACTTTCCCTACCTAGTGAAAAGGGCCAAGTACTTAGGTGTCAATATTCCTCTAAATATAAGGATCTCAAGGGGAGGGATGTATTTAAGAAGTTATATCCCTGGGAAAGTACATATAGATCTTTATCCCATTGTAAGGAGAACGTTGAACCTGAGTAAATATAGTTTAGAAGAAGTATGTTATGAACTCTTTGGAGTGCGTAAGTTGGAGGTTGGTCATAGAAATATAGGCAAGTTGTGGGAGGAAAATGATAAAAAACTTGTTGAATACTCCTTTCAGGATGCCCACTATACCTACCTAGTTGGAGAGTACTTTCTACCCTTAGAGGTGATGTTTTCCAGGATTGTAAATCAGACACCCTTTGAAGTTTGTAGGATGAGTAGTAGTCAGATGGTGGAGTATCTACTACTAAGGCACTCCTATAGGAAGAACTTTTTAGCACCTAACAGACCTTCTGATGAGGAGTATAAGAAAAGACTTAGGGAGTACTATGAAGGAGGGTATGTAAAGGAACCTATTAGGGGCGTCCATGAGAATATAGTAAGTATGGATTTCAGATCCTTATATCCATCTATCATAATAGCCTACAACATAAGTCCAGATACTATAGACTGTAGATGTTGTGAAGAAAAATCTGAAAAAATACTTGGGCACTGGTTCTGTAAAAGGAGAAGGGGCCTCATACCTGAGGTACTCCATAAGTTGCTTAAGAGGAGAAAGGAGATAAAGGAGGAGTTAAAGAAGATTGACAGTACCTCTCCTTATTACGCTCTCTTAGATTACGAACAGAAGTCCTTAAAGGTACTGGCTAACAGCCACTATGGTTATCTGGCCTATCCAAGGGCTAGATGGTACTCCAAGGAGTGTGCCGAAGTAATAACCTATTTAGGTAGGATGTTTATCCAGAGGACTATAAAGGAAGGTGAAAGATACGGATTCAAAATAATATATGCTGATACAGATGGATTGTATGCAACTATGGAAGGTGTAAAAAGTAAGGAGGAGTTGTTAGAGAAAACTTACAAATTTTTAAGGGAGATGAATAAGAAACTTCCGAAGGATATGGAGTTGGAATTTGAGGGATACTACAAAAGAGGTCTATTCGTTACAAAGAAGAAATACGCCCTCATCGATGAAAATAACAAGATAATAATAAAGGGATTAGAACTTGTAAGGAGGGACTGGTCTAACATAGCCAAGAAGACACAGAGAGAGGTACTTAAGGCTCTACTGGAGAAGGGAGATATTAAAATGGCGAAAGATATTGTTATCAATACCATAGAGGACCTGAGAAAAGGGAGGGTAAAGAAGGAGGATCTAGTTATATATACGCAGATTACAAAGGATATATCCCAGTACAAAACAACTGCTCCTCATGTTGAAGTTGCAAAAAAGATTTTGAGGAACGGAGGGAGGTTGAGAGTAGGAGATGTAGTTGGCTATATCATCACCAGTGGCAGTGGACCTGTAAGTGAGAGGGCAGAGTTGCCAGAGGATGCAGAGGATTACGATGTAAATTATTACATAGACAATCAGGTCCTCCCTCCTGTAATAAGAATAATGGAGGCCCTGGGAATATCTAAGGAAGAACTTAAAAGTGAAAGTAGGCAGAGCACTTTACAGGATTTTTTCAAGATTTAG
- a CDS encoding gamma-glutamylcyclotransferase family protein, giving the protein MNLFVYGELMKDDVLLRLINRIPKKKKGMIKGYEKFFDYSIGYYGVRKKEGSEVSGIILLDITEEELKVFDYFEDEGELYYRVKTKAYDEDGEEYEVFLYVRDL; this is encoded by the coding sequence ATGAACCTCTTTGTATATGGAGAGTTAATGAAAGACGATGTACTGTTGAGATTGATAAATAGAATACCAAAAAAGAAGAAGGGAATGATAAAGGGTTATGAGAAATTCTTTGATTATTCCATAGGCTATTACGGTGTTAGAAAAAAGGAGGGATCTGAGGTCTCTGGGATTATACTCCTGGATATAACTGAGGAGGAGTTGAAGGTTTTTGATTACTTTGAGGACGAGGGAGAACTATATTACAGAGTAAAAACTAAGGCTTACGATGAAGATGGAGAGGAGTACGAGGTATTTCTCTACGTTAGGGATTTATAA
- the sfsA gene encoding DNA/RNA nuclease SfsA — protein sequence MDLNDLGTLEVGRFIKRENRFLGRIVVDGKERSCYIADTGRLRDILVKDREIWVIKNREGLKTDYTLITVNVEGEWVLVNTSLHSNIAYRAIEKGVLGFIPKRIEKEVKFKNSRFDFLVDKNTFVELKGCNLVKGDTGYFPDAPTKRGVKHLRELIEAKEKGYNAVILIMALRDCKYFLPNSETDREFSEMFYKALDKGVNFRGFKIKVEENGKIYFVSTLKLGSI from the coding sequence ATGGATCTCAATGACCTTGGAACTCTGGAGGTTGGTAGGTTTATAAAAAGGGAAAATAGATTCCTAGGGAGAATAGTTGTAGATGGTAAGGAGAGAAGTTGCTATATAGCAGATACTGGGCGCCTTAGGGACATACTAGTTAAAGATAGGGAGATATGGGTGATAAAAAACAGGGAAGGGTTGAAGACCGACTACACATTGATAACGGTAAATGTTGAGGGAGAATGGGTCCTTGTGAACACATCCCTTCACTCCAATATAGCCTATAGGGCCATAGAGAAAGGAGTATTGGGTTTTATACCTAAGAGAATAGAAAAAGAGGTAAAATTTAAAAACAGTCGTTTTGACTTCTTGGTAGATAAAAATACCTTTGTAGAGTTAAAAGGTTGTAATCTTGTCAAGGGAGATACAGGTTACTTCCCAGACGCTCCAACGAAGAGAGGTGTGAAACATCTAAGAGAGTTGATAGAGGCTAAAGAGAAAGGTTATAATGCAGTAATACTTATAATGGCTCTTAGGGACTGTAAGTACTTCCTACCTAACTCAGAGACAGACAGAGAATTTAGTGAAATGTTTTACAAGGCTCTTGACAAGGGTGTGAATTTTAGAGGATTTAAGATAAAAGTGGAAGAGAATGGAAAGATCTATTTTGTCTCTACCTTGAAACTTGGCTCTATTTGA
- a CDS encoding glycosyl transferase codes for MSISLKSDYYFLGLLLVAFLFSCLLTRFFIKFMVNYKYGFDLHKKNKEKIPEMGGIVPVFIISLLFMLFDFRISLILFLTGLVGIYDDLFKLSPFKKIVILGIIGGIIGYLIFGLDVKTLLMILGVSIFSNFTNMLAGFNGLEIGLGIISAFFLGLLLLLNGEYEGFKLVLLFIVSYLGLLLFNKYPAKVFPGDVGTLPIGAFLVTLAIKYSIPEFLIIMIPYIIDAFLKYLSAGITKREDHKPTTLREDGKLDPGEGYLSLPRLILKIYPMREYELVLLLWAIGIFFGILAVVFKVIR; via the coding sequence GTGTCTATTTCTTTAAAAAGCGACTACTACTTTCTAGGGCTCTTATTAGTAGCATTTCTATTTTCCTGTCTTTTAACAAGGTTTTTTATAAAGTTTATGGTAAATTATAAGTACGGTTTTGATCTACACAAGAAAAATAAGGAGAAGATCCCTGAAATGGGTGGCATTGTTCCAGTTTTTATAATATCCCTGTTATTTATGTTATTCGATTTTAGAATATCCCTTATTTTATTTTTAACTGGATTAGTAGGTATCTATGACGATCTCTTTAAATTATCACCCTTTAAGAAGATAGTAATCCTTGGTATTATAGGAGGTATTATAGGATATTTGATCTTTGGCCTTGATGTTAAAACCCTTCTTATGATCTTAGGCGTATCTATCTTTTCAAACTTTACAAATATGTTGGCTGGATTCAACGGATTGGAGATTGGACTGGGAATAATTTCAGCATTTTTTTTAGGTTTATTACTACTGTTAAATGGAGAGTACGAAGGTTTCAAGTTAGTTCTTCTTTTTATAGTTTCTTACTTAGGACTTCTTCTTTTTAATAAATACCCTGCAAAGGTGTTTCCAGGAGATGTGGGCACCCTTCCAATTGGCGCCTTTCTAGTTACCCTTGCTATTAAATACTCCATCCCTGAGTTTCTCATTATAATGATTCCCTATATAATAGATGCATTCCTAAAGTATCTCTCTGCAGGTATTACAAAGAGGGAAGACCATAAACCTACCACCTTACGTGAGGATGGAAAACTTGACCCAGGTGAAGGATATCTCTCCCTTCCAAGACTTATTTTAAAGATATATCCAATGAGGGAGTATGAACTAGTTTTACTTCTCTGGGCAATAGGAATATTTTTTGGAATTTTGGCTGTTGTATTTAAGGTAATAAGGTAA
- a CDS encoding transcriptional regulator translates to MREIILSECVEILQRYNFTVSQTFGRSCFDILARKGSRKYLIKVLKNIDSLSYEQSLELLKLSKILGATPLIIGIRTRNLPMENGVVYERHSIKAITLKTFEAYLEGNPPIVYAGRGGFFVNIDGETLRTVREKLNISVGELAEYSNVSRKMIYKYEQNLANPTIEVALRIEEYLDTPLIRGIPLEVDEKEISDISIEGDKERYRSERENDFKLYVIDIFNQLGFHTTEVKRAPFDAIVEKEDVETEEYNLCTLVLTNIEERETEETRQKMLIVSQLSSVLNSSSLLVLEKEDTHSIDYVKTINVRELERMDDASDLLEYIASK, encoded by the coding sequence ATGAGAGAGATCATCCTCTCAGAATGTGTTGAAATATTACAGAGGTATAACTTCACAGTTTCACAAACCTTCGGTAGATCATGCTTCGATATACTTGCCAGAAAGGGCAGTAGGAAATATCTAATAAAAGTATTAAAAAATATAGATAGTCTAAGTTATGAACAGTCTCTGGAGTTGTTAAAACTCTCTAAAATCTTAGGTGCCACTCCTCTTATAATAGGTATTAGGACGAGAAATCTTCCTATGGAAAATGGAGTGGTCTATGAGAGACACAGTATAAAGGCAATCACACTTAAAACCTTTGAGGCCTATCTAGAAGGTAACCCTCCAATTGTCTACGCTGGACGAGGTGGTTTCTTCGTAAATATAGACGGAGAGACCTTGAGAACTGTCAGAGAGAAGTTAAACATATCAGTAGGAGAGTTGGCAGAGTATTCTAATGTCTCAAGGAAGATGATATACAAGTATGAGCAGAATCTAGCGAATCCTACTATAGAAGTTGCCCTAAGAATAGAGGAGTATTTAGATACACCACTGATAAGAGGTATACCTCTAGAGGTGGATGAAAAAGAAATAAGTGATATAAGTATAGAGGGCGATAAAGAGAGGTATAGATCTGAAAGAGAAAATGATTTCAAACTCTATGTGATAGATATATTCAACCAATTAGGGTTCCACACTACAGAAGTTAAAAGAGCACCTTTCGATGCAATTGTTGAGAAGGAGGATGTTGAAACTGAAGAGTACAACCTATGTACCTTGGTACTAACTAACATAGAGGAAAGGGAGACTGAAGAAACAAGACAGAAGATGTTAATTGTGAGCCAACTCTCTAGTGTGTTAAACAGTAGTTCTCTCCTAGTCTTGGAAAAAGAAGACACCCATAGTATAGACTATGTAAAGACTATAAATGTAAGGGAGTTGGAGAGAATGGATGATGCCTCAGATCTGCTGGAATACATAGCCAGTAAATAA
- a CDS encoding DHH family phosphoesterase: protein MIDKCPICMGTGKKIVRYKTCPDCEGTGYICEFDTKSHFKGVSKRSKYDLDLAEVPCPNCEGTGKIPVYDTCDYCGGSGKVVKCEKCGRYIGKYPEYKDVTLCDICKKEEEERRKNLKTVYELDNLCSVGDVEEGKFYKGIVSRTERYGVFISLNEQTRGLLKPREMVGKKLSDFKIGDEVIVQVIDVRPEKREIDFRYIPLTNYTVEKLEKEVPLITIKEIVDKGLVEMKDEIVHIRGEVIQITQTPGPTIFTVTDGTETAWVSALDIAGLRAHPEVLVGDIIDVIGSVSIREGRLQIERLKLKKLEGKEAEEVKKEIEKKLDEKSEPYSDIDFLVQSPVLERLRPKMAHVAKKIRRAILDGKPVIIRHHADTDGYCAGLALERAILPILSKFSIDVDAQWHYFKRSPSKAPFYELEDVTKDLVYSLEDKLRFGQKMPLVVLTDNGSTDEDIPAISQAIAFGMDVIVIDHHYPGEVVNGRVEVDDYISGHVNPYLVGGDSNLTAGVLATEVARMINKDVTGEINHLPGIAVVGDHAKGREVEEYIKIALKDLTKWSKKYGSGKEYTVEDLEKIALCMDFEAFYLRFMGGRGIVEEILATNKREIYRHERLIDILYKRAMEMIDRQMRAVLPALKTEKLENGIILSTLDVERYAHKFTFPPPGKTCGFAHDSIVKKYGEETPIITIAYGPDFLVVRATDAVSERFNFNLNLIVEQLIREIPEASIDGGGHECAGSVKFVEGLRDKVLSRFIDILRSM, encoded by the coding sequence ATGATAGATAAGTGTCCAATTTGTATGGGTACTGGAAAGAAGATTGTAAGGTATAAAACCTGTCCAGATTGTGAGGGAACTGGGTATATATGCGAGTTCGATACGAAATCCCATTTTAAGGGAGTTTCTAAGAGATCAAAGTACGACTTAGATCTCGCTGAAGTACCTTGTCCAAACTGTGAAGGTACTGGTAAGATACCTGTATACGATACCTGTGATTACTGTGGAGGTTCTGGAAAGGTTGTAAAGTGTGAAAAGTGTGGTAGGTACATTGGAAAGTATCCTGAGTATAAAGATGTTACTCTATGTGATATATGTAAAAAAGAGGAGGAGGAAAGGAGGAAGAATTTAAAGACTGTCTATGAGTTGGACAACCTATGTAGTGTTGGAGATGTAGAGGAAGGTAAATTCTACAAAGGTATAGTATCAAGGACTGAAAGGTACGGAGTCTTTATCTCCCTCAATGAACAGACCAGGGGACTACTTAAACCTCGGGAGATGGTAGGTAAAAAATTAAGTGATTTTAAAATAGGAGACGAGGTTATAGTCCAGGTTATAGATGTAAGGCCTGAAAAGAGAGAGATAGACTTTAGGTACATCCCTCTCACCAACTACACAGTAGAGAAACTTGAAAAGGAAGTGCCTCTAATAACTATAAAGGAGATCGTAGATAAAGGTCTTGTAGAGATGAAGGATGAGATAGTCCATATTAGAGGGGAGGTTATCCAGATAACCCAGACTCCTGGACCAACTATCTTCACAGTGACAGACGGAACGGAAACTGCATGGGTTTCAGCCCTTGATATTGCAGGTTTAAGGGCACATCCTGAGGTACTCGTTGGAGATATTATAGACGTTATTGGATCTGTGTCTATAAGAGAGGGAAGACTTCAGATCGAAAGGTTGAAGTTAAAGAAGTTGGAAGGTAAAGAGGCCGAGGAAGTTAAAAAAGAGATAGAGAAAAAGTTAGATGAAAAATCAGAGCCCTATAGTGATATAGATTTCCTAGTACAATCTCCAGTTTTGGAGAGGTTGAGACCTAAGATGGCCCATGTAGCAAAGAAGATAAGGAGAGCTATATTAGACGGAAAACCAGTAATTATAAGACACCATGCAGACACCGATGGATACTGTGCAGGTTTGGCATTGGAGAGGGCTATACTACCAATACTTAGTAAGTTCTCCATAGATGTAGATGCCCAGTGGCACTATTTTAAGAGAAGCCCCTCAAAAGCCCCATTCTACGAGTTAGAGGATGTTACCAAGGACCTAGTATACTCCTTAGAGGATAAACTGAGATTTGGCCAGAAGATGCCCTTAGTAGTACTTACCGATAACGGTAGTACAGATGAAGATATCCCCGCCATCTCCCAGGCTATAGCCTTTGGAATGGATGTAATTGTAATTGATCACCACTATCCTGGAGAGGTTGTTAACGGTAGGGTAGAAGTAGATGACTACATATCAGGCCATGTAAATCCTTATTTAGTTGGAGGAGATAGTAATCTTACAGCAGGTGTATTGGCAACAGAGGTCGCAAGGATGATAAACAAGGATGTAACTGGGGAGATAAATCACCTCCCAGGTATAGCAGTGGTTGGAGATCATGCCAAGGGAAGGGAGGTAGAGGAGTATATAAAGATAGCCCTAAAGGATCTGACAAAGTGGAGTAAGAAGTACGGCAGTGGTAAGGAGTATACTGTAGAGGATCTTGAGAAGATCGCCCTATGTATGGACTTCGAGGCATTCTATCTTAGGTTTATGGGTGGAAGGGGAATAGTAGAGGAGATACTGGCTACAAACAAGAGGGAGATATACAGACATGAGAGGTTGATAGATATCCTATATAAGAGGGCCATGGAGATGATTGATAGACAGATGAGGGCAGTACTACCTGCCTTGAAGACTGAGAAGTTGGAAAATGGAATAATACTGAGTACCTTAGATGTGGAGAGGTACGCCCATAAATTTACCTTCCCACCACCAGGAAAAACCTGTGGATTTGCACATGACAGTATAGTTAAAAAGTATGGAGAGGAGACACCTATTATAACTATAGCCTACGGTCCAGATTTCCTAGTAGTTAGGGCTACAGATGCAGTCAGTGAGAGGTTCAACTTCAATCTAAACCTCATAGTGGAGCAACTTATAAGGGAGATACCAGAAGCCTCTATAGATGGAGGAGGGCATGAGTGTGCTGGAAGTGTCAAGTTTGTAGAGGGTTTGAGAGATAAGGTGCTCTCTAGGTTTATAGATATCTTGAGAAGTATGTAG
- a CDS encoding H/ACA ribonucleoprotein complex subunit GAR1, whose amino-acid sequence MRRVEILHELPNGKIVGRVNYQPKLKSTVFLDRSKRRVLGRVYEVFGPVNKPYVSILSINDTAKKIALRRREAFILDEKRGRRHSNKK is encoded by the coding sequence GTGAGGAGGGTAGAGATACTACATGAACTGCCCAACGGGAAGATCGTTGGTAGGGTAAATTATCAACCTAAGTTGAAATCAACTGTTTTTTTAGATAGATCTAAAAGAAGAGTGTTAGGGAGGGTGTATGAGGTTTTTGGTCCAGTAAATAAACCCTACGTCTCTATCCTGTCCATAAATGATACTGCAAAGAAGATAGCACTACGTCGTAGGGAGGCCTTTATTTTAGATGAAAAGAGAGGTAGGAGACACTCCAATAAAAAGTAA
- a CDS encoding transcription initiation factor IIB, with amino-acid sequence MKMETVEKEGVVEKEKNKEKKESKNVILEKEEELVCPICNSKNIIKDYERAEIVCADCGCVLQQNLFDTGPEWRAFDHEQRVKRSRVGAPITYTIHDKGLSTVIDWRNKDSYGKDISAERRAQLYRLRKWQRRIRVSDASERNLAYALSELDRIASKLGLPRNVRENAAILYRGAVEKGLIRGRSIEGVAAAALYAACRICKVPRTLDEIAEVSRVDRKEIGRTYRFLTRELNIKLAPTSPIDYVPRFASELNLPGEVESKAIAILQKASEKGLTSGRGPTGVAAAAIYIASVLHGTRRTQREVADVAGVTEVTIRNRYKELTEHLDIDVTL; translated from the coding sequence ATGAAAATGGAGACTGTAGAAAAAGAGGGTGTCGTAGAAAAAGAAAAAAATAAAGAAAAAAAAGAATCAAAAAATGTTATTCTTGAAAAGGAGGAGGAGTTAGTCTGTCCTATATGTAATAGTAAAAATATAATTAAAGATTACGAGAGAGCAGAAATTGTATGTGCAGACTGTGGTTGTGTCTTACAGCAGAATCTATTTGATACAGGACCAGAGTGGAGGGCCTTCGACCATGAGCAGAGGGTAAAGAGAAGTAGGGTAGGGGCTCCAATAACATACACTATTCATGATAAGGGATTATCTACAGTTATCGACTGGAGGAATAAAGACAGTTATGGTAAAGATATCTCTGCAGAGAGGAGGGCTCAACTCTACAGGTTGAGAAAGTGGCAGAGAAGAATTAGAGTATCAGATGCCTCGGAGAGAAATCTGGCCTATGCTCTTTCAGAGTTAGATAGAATTGCATCTAAGTTAGGACTTCCAAGGAATGTAAGAGAGAATGCTGCAATCCTCTATAGAGGTGCTGTAGAGAAGGGACTTATTAGAGGTAGAAGTATAGAAGGTGTAGCAGCAGCCGCCCTCTACGCCGCCTGTAGAATATGTAAGGTTCCAAGGACATTAGATGAAATTGCTGAAGTCTCCAGAGTAGATAGAAAGGAGATAGGTAGAACCTACAGGTTCCTAACAAGGGAGTTGAATATAAAGTTGGCTCCAACAAGTCCAATAGATTACGTCCCAAGATTTGCCTCTGAACTTAATCTACCTGGAGAGGTGGAGTCTAAGGCTATTGCCATCCTTCAGAAGGCAAGTGAGAAGGGGTTAACAAGTGGTAGAGGCCCAACAGGTGTAGCTGCAGCTGCAATATACATCGCCAGCGTACTCCATGGAACAAGAAGAACCCAGAGAGAGGTTGCTGATGTTGCAGGTGTTACAGAGGTTACTATAAGAAATAGATACAAGGAGTTGACAGAACACTTGGACATAGATGTAACTCTTTAA